The following proteins are encoded in a genomic region of Triticum dicoccoides isolate Atlit2015 ecotype Zavitan chromosome 1B, WEW_v2.0, whole genome shotgun sequence:
- the LOC119349705 gene encoding uncharacterized protein LOC119349705 isoform X2, with amino-acid sequence MAALRVAARRLVGGGQTPAVAVDKAQRRLFPRLSQVDRARSTTSSAAAAADTNLAAAKGCEDREKLLTEIHNMTEELYDKVSHAQRFYNIPGREGKNISRLHEELATQVGPRPGDDSWRMLRLMHTLTYYGGFASFIFTTYVLTSMAIGSIVELEPDEKQWIKKKRGEARKQVKQND; translated from the exons ATGGCGGCGCTTCGAGTCGCGGCGAGGAGGCTCGTCGGCGGTGGCCAGACGCCGGCGGTGGCTGTGGACAAGGCGCAACGCCGGCTCTTCCCGAGGCTCTCCCAGGTCGACCGGGCTAGGTCCACCACATCCTCCGCTGCTGCTGCCGCAGACACCAATCTGGCGGCGGCCAAG GGCTGTGAAGATCGGGAGAAACTCCTGACAGAGATCCATAACATGACAGAGGAGCTGTACGACAAGGTTTCGCATGCGCAAAGGTTCTACAATATCCCTGGTAGGGAAGGCAAAAATATCAGTCGGCTgcacgaggagcttgccacgcAAGTGGGGCCTAGACCCGGCGATGACTCCTG GCGCATGTTACGATTGATGCATACATTAACGTATTACGGTGGATTTGCGTCTTTTATATTCACCACATATGTGCTCACGAGCATGGCCATTGGTTCGATCGTTGAATTGGAGCCAGATGAAAAGCAATGGATCAAGAAGAAAAGAGGGGAGGCACGCAAGCAAGTGAAACAAAATGATTGA
- the LOC119349705 gene encoding uncharacterized protein LOC119349705 isoform X3, with product MAALRVAARRLVGGGQTPAVAVDKAQRRLFPRLSQVDRARSTTSSAAAAADTNLAAAKGGEDREKLLTEIHNMREELYDKVLHAQRTYNIPGRAGKNFSRLREELAMQVDPRPWDTTWRHTRFLNVLERCIGFAALSFSSYVLMGMAVGKIVELDPDEKQWIKKKRGGGTQAK from the exons ATGGCGGCGCTTCGAGTCGCGGCGAGGAGGCTCGTCGGCGGTGGCCAGACGCCGGCGGTGGCTGTGGACAAGGCGCAACGCCGGCTCTTCCCGAGGCTCTCCCAGGTCGACCGGGCTAGGTCCACCACATCCTCCGCTGCTGCTGCCGCAGACACCAATCTGGCGGCGGCCAAG GGCGGTGAAGACCGGGAGAAACTCCTGACAGAGATCCATAACATGAGAGAGGAgctgtatgataaggttttgcacgcGCAAAGGACCTACAATATCCCTGGCAGGGCAGGCAAAAATTTCAGTCGGCTGCGCGAGGAGCTCGCCATGCAAGTGGATCCTAGACCCTGGGACACCACATG GCGCCACACGCGATTCCTGAATGTACTTGAGCGTTGCATCGGATTTGCGGCTTTGTCCTTCAGCTCGTATGTGCTCATGGGCATGGCCGTTGGTAAGATCGTTGAATTGGATCCAGATGAAAAGCAATGGATCAAGAAGAAAAGAGGGGGAGGCACACAAGCAAAGTGA